From Methanocella paludicola SANAE, a single genomic window includes:
- a CDS encoding PadR family transcriptional regulator, with product MPDMRNFWRKFDKLGRYGGYGGLRTWILYTLNDSPKNGAEIMDAIESMSYGSWRPSPGSIYPLLVKMVEEGLIRKREDGRYEAADTTYDEFGRGMDRAYSADGAIREIESYISYLEDLPLEKIKPLADNLGHIEQRLERLRKKLI from the coding sequence ATGCCCGATATGCGTAATTTCTGGAGAAAATTCGATAAGCTGGGCCGGTACGGCGGCTATGGCGGCCTGCGGACCTGGATCCTGTATACGCTTAATGACAGCCCTAAGAACGGGGCCGAGATCATGGACGCCATCGAGTCCATGAGCTACGGGAGCTGGCGGCCTTCGCCGGGCTCTATTTATCCTCTGCTCGTGAAGATGGTCGAGGAAGGCCTTATCAGGAAACGAGAGGATGGCCGCTATGAGGCTGCCGATACTACGTATGATGAGTTCGGACGGGGGATGGATAGGGCATATTCGGCTGACGGTGCCATCAGGGAGATCGAGAGCTACATCTCATATCTGGAAGACCTACCCCTGGAGAAGATCAAGCCCCTTGCGGATAATCTTGGGCATATCGAACAGAGGCTTGAAAGATTACGAAAGAAATTGATCTGA
- a CDS encoding PAS domain S-box protein, with the protein MTVHSHNKTADGRDAALAEKLRKSEERFFQLIEHLPLPTVVSDSEDNIEYMNSKVTRFFGYSLRDAPSIEDWWPLAYPDPAYRSMVMAQWNSLISRSESDEIGLMESNVTCKDGTVKVVEFFGTYIGDKMLVMMRDVTERKRSEEKLQAREARLNSIFRAAPVGIGLVADRVIQDVNDRLCDMTGYSRDELIGKSARIFYPSDEEFDFVGQEKYRQIGERGTGSVETRWQRKDGSIIHIILSSTPLDPKDWKAGVTFTALDITLRKKYEEDLRKSKAQAELYVDLMGHDINNMNQISLGFLELAHGIMKLEGKLDLSNIELIEKPIESLKNSSKLIDNVRKLQKEKEGLYNPAIVDLDSLLEEVKSYYISVPGRDVTINFVPAGGHKVMANELLKDVFINIVGNAIKHSSGALDISITIKETVIGDKKYYKVMVEDNGPGIPDGLKQTLFDRLNLTSTRARGKGFGLCLIKMLIDDYSGKFWVEDRVEGDYRKGARFVVMLPALDS; encoded by the coding sequence ATGACCGTACATTCCCATAATAAAACTGCGGACGGGCGGGACGCCGCCCTGGCAGAAAAGCTGCGAAAGAGCGAGGAACGGTTCTTCCAGCTTATCGAGCATTTACCTCTTCCTACCGTGGTTTCTGACAGCGAAGATAACATCGAGTACATGAATAGTAAAGTCACCCGTTTTTTCGGATATAGCCTCAGGGACGCGCCGAGTATCGAAGACTGGTGGCCTCTCGCATATCCCGATCCTGCATACCGGTCGATGGTCATGGCCCAGTGGAATTCTCTTATCAGCCGGTCAGAAAGCGACGAGATAGGCTTGATGGAGTCGAACGTGACCTGTAAGGACGGCACGGTGAAGGTCGTGGAATTCTTTGGTACGTACATAGGGGATAAGATGCTGGTGATGATGCGGGATGTGACGGAGCGAAAGCGCTCCGAAGAGAAGCTGCAGGCGAGGGAAGCCCGGCTGAATAGCATTTTCAGGGCAGCTCCGGTGGGCATAGGGCTCGTTGCAGATCGCGTTATCCAGGATGTGAACGACAGGCTATGCGATATGACCGGCTACTCCCGCGATGAGCTTATCGGCAAGAGCGCACGCATATTTTACCCGTCGGACGAGGAGTTTGATTTCGTAGGCCAGGAGAAGTACCGCCAGATCGGGGAGCGCGGCACTGGCAGCGTCGAGACCCGGTGGCAGCGTAAGGATGGCAGTATCATCCATATTATTTTAAGCTCGACGCCGCTGGACCCAAAGGACTGGAAGGCGGGCGTGACTTTCACGGCGCTCGACATCACACTGCGCAAAAAGTACGAGGAGGATCTGAGAAAGTCGAAAGCCCAGGCGGAGCTCTACGTCGATCTTATGGGCCACGATATCAACAACATGAACCAGATATCCCTGGGATTTTTAGAGCTGGCCCATGGCATCATGAAACTCGAGGGAAAGCTAGACTTGAGCAATATAGAACTCATCGAGAAGCCCATCGAATCGTTGAAGAATAGCTCGAAGCTCATCGATAACGTGCGGAAGCTGCAGAAGGAGAAGGAAGGGCTGTATAACCCGGCCATAGTGGACCTGGATTCTCTGCTCGAGGAGGTTAAATCCTATTACATATCTGTACCGGGCCGCGATGTGACGATTAATTTTGTCCCGGCCGGCGGCCACAAAGTAATGGCGAACGAGCTCCTGAAGGACGTTTTCATCAATATCGTGGGCAATGCCATCAAGCACTCGTCGGGGGCTCTAGATATCAGTATAACCATTAAAGAGACGGTAATAGGCGATAAAAAATACTACAAAGTTATGGTCGAGGACAATGGCCCCGGGATCCCGGACGGGCTAAAGCAAACGTTGTTCGACAGGCTCAACCTGACCAGTACACGCGCCCGCGGGAAGGGATTCGGCCTTTGCCTTATAAAAATGCTCATCGACGATTATAGCGGTAAATTCTGGGTCGAGGACCGCGTCGAGGGCGATTACCGGAAAGGTGCCAGGTTTGTCGTCATGCTTCCGGCCCTGGACAGCTAG
- a CDS encoding Lrp/AsnC family transcriptional regulator: MIDEIDRRIVAELVKDSNIPMARLAGECGVTRQTVASRIKKLEKEGVIKRYKAAVDLEKLGLHSYFILFLKLDVSDQEKAAEFIRSIKTDPSVLMDVSITGEWDVMLLLAFCDVKEYEYYTNDLRVRMGPMLKDSKSHVVLNFYKGTDDYVPGL, encoded by the coding sequence ATGATCGATGAAATCGACCGCAGGATCGTGGCGGAGCTGGTAAAGGACTCGAATATACCGATGGCCCGGCTGGCCGGGGAGTGCGGTGTCACCCGCCAGACGGTCGCGTCACGCATCAAGAAGCTTGAGAAGGAAGGAGTCATTAAAAGGTATAAGGCGGCCGTAGACCTCGAAAAGCTGGGGCTGCACTCGTATTTTATCCTGTTCCTGAAGCTGGACGTCTCGGACCAGGAAAAGGCGGCGGAGTTTATTCGTTCCATAAAGACAGATCCGAGCGTTCTTATGGACGTCTCCATCACGGGGGAGTGGGACGTCATGCTGCTGCTAGCCTTCTGCGACGTGAAGGAATACGAGTACTATACGAACGACCTGCGCGTCAGGATGGGGCCGATGCTGAAAGACAGCAAGAGCCATGTCGTCCTTAATTTTTATAAGGGCACGGACGATTATGTACCGGGCCTTTAA
- the ahcY gene encoding adenosylhomocysteinase, producing MVIFVKDYVVKDIKMAKQGAERIEWARRHMPVLNYIKEEFQKTKPLKGVNVIACLHVTVETANLISTLQAGGANVALTASNPLSTQDDVAAALAKGGVKVYAIRGENEKQYYENIESALKIKPNVTLDDGADVIATVHSKHPEYLKGIYGGCEETTTGVIRLRAMAADGALKYPVIAVNDAETKMMFDNRYGTGQSTLHGIINATNILLAGKNVVVVGYGWCGRGVAMRAKGMGSNVIVVEVSPRKALEAAMDGFRVMDMKQAAKEGDLFITVTGDVSVIRKEHFKLMKDQAIVCNSGHFNVEIDLEDLGKMAKKVNEVKTDVMEYVLDDGRRIYVLAEGRLVNLACAFGHPPEVMDMSFANQALSVKHIVENHKKLKNEVYKVPEAIDNRVAKMKLETMGISIEKLTKEQEKYLSSWSMGT from the coding sequence ATGGTGATATTTGTGAAGGATTACGTCGTTAAGGATATAAAGATGGCAAAACAGGGCGCCGAGCGCATCGAATGGGCCCGCCGCCACATGCCGGTACTGAACTACATCAAGGAAGAGTTCCAGAAGACGAAGCCCCTGAAGGGCGTCAACGTCATCGCATGTTTGCACGTCACGGTAGAGACGGCGAACCTCATCTCGACCCTGCAGGCCGGCGGCGCGAACGTGGCGCTGACCGCTTCCAACCCGCTCTCGACGCAGGACGACGTGGCCGCGGCCCTCGCGAAGGGCGGCGTCAAGGTCTATGCGATAAGAGGCGAGAACGAGAAACAGTACTACGAAAATATCGAGTCCGCCCTCAAGATCAAGCCGAATGTTACCTTAGACGACGGCGCCGACGTGATCGCGACCGTACACTCGAAGCACCCGGAATACCTGAAGGGCATCTACGGGGGCTGTGAGGAGACGACCACCGGCGTTATCCGGCTCAGGGCCATGGCCGCCGATGGCGCGCTCAAGTACCCGGTCATCGCGGTCAACGACGCCGAGACCAAGATGATGTTCGACAACCGGTACGGCACCGGGCAAAGCACCCTCCACGGGATCATAAACGCCACGAACATCCTTCTTGCCGGCAAGAACGTCGTGGTCGTCGGCTACGGCTGGTGCGGCCGCGGAGTGGCAATGCGTGCAAAGGGCATGGGCTCGAACGTGATCGTCGTCGAGGTCAGCCCACGCAAGGCCCTCGAGGCCGCCATGGACGGCTTCCGCGTCATGGACATGAAGCAGGCCGCGAAAGAGGGTGATCTCTTCATCACGGTCACTGGCGACGTCTCCGTCATAAGGAAAGAGCACTTCAAGCTCATGAAGGACCAGGCCATCGTCTGCAACTCGGGACATTTCAATGTCGAGATCGACCTGGAGGACCTGGGTAAGATGGCAAAGAAAGTTAACGAGGTCAAGACCGACGTCATGGAGTACGTCCTGGACGACGGCCGCAGGATCTATGTGCTGGCAGAAGGCCGTTTAGTCAATCTGGCCTGCGCGTTCGGCCACCCGCCCGAGGTCATGGACATGAGCTTCGCGAACCAGGCGCTCTCGGTCAAACACATCGTCGAGAACCACAAGAAGCTCAAGAATGAGGTCTACAAGGTCCCCGAAGCCATCGACAACCGTGTGGCGAAG